A single Longimicrobiales bacterium DNA region contains:
- a CDS encoding Trm112 family protein — translation MHILLTDILTCPRCGPGFGLILLADRAEERRVIEGVLGCSNCREKYPVREGVADFGAPPDTILAAEDGAAAERLAAILGVTHGPAFLLLAGPAAAHAGALAAMIPDVEVVTLGAAASVDDGAGINRVYAAGPQLPIASGKVAGVALSGAAAEALLDEGARTVSPVGRLVLDPAPADAAERLLRHGMRIVAQQETTAVAVRG, via the coding sequence ATGCATATTCTGCTGACGGACATCCTCACCTGTCCGCGCTGCGGCCCGGGCTTCGGCCTGATCCTGCTGGCCGACCGTGCCGAAGAGCGGCGCGTGATCGAAGGCGTGCTGGGGTGTTCGAACTGCCGCGAGAAGTACCCGGTCAGAGAGGGCGTCGCTGATTTCGGCGCGCCGCCGGACACGATCCTGGCCGCGGAGGACGGGGCTGCGGCGGAGCGCCTGGCAGCCATTCTCGGTGTTACGCATGGACCGGCGTTCCTGCTGCTCGCGGGTCCGGCCGCGGCGCATGCGGGCGCGCTCGCGGCGATGATCCCCGATGTGGAGGTGGTCACACTCGGGGCGGCCGCATCCGTGGACGACGGTGCAGGCATCAACCGCGTGTATGCAGCTGGTCCGCAGCTGCCGATCGCGAGCGGCAAGGTAGCGGGTGTGGCCCTGTCGGGCGCGGCGGCCGAGGCGCTGCTGGATGAGGGTGCGCGGACAGTGTCGCCCGTCGGGCGACTGGTGCTCGATCCCGCGCCGGCCGACGCGGCGGAGCGACTGCTGCGGCACGGAATGCGCATCGTCGCGCAGCAGGAGACTACGGCGGTCGCCGTGCGCGGCTGA
- the queD gene encoding 6-carboxytetrahydropterin synthase QueD, producing MFIVSVQAHYDSAHFLRNYQGKCERLHGHRYVVELALATEELDRSGIAFDFVDIKKNLRELADHLDHNNLNDLPPFDEIEPSAENQAKYFYDEMKRRLPAHMAEAIVYARVWETPTQWAQYTERQLWV from the coding sequence ATGTTCATTGTCAGCGTTCAGGCGCATTACGACAGCGCCCATTTTCTTCGCAACTATCAGGGCAAGTGCGAGCGTCTGCACGGTCATCGCTACGTGGTGGAGCTGGCGCTCGCGACTGAGGAGCTGGACCGGTCGGGTATCGCGTTCGACTTCGTCGACATCAAGAAGAACCTGCGCGAGCTTGCCGATCACCTGGACCACAACAACCTGAACGATCTGCCGCCTTTCGACGAGATCGAGCCGTCGGCGGAGAACCAGGCGAAGTACTTTTATGACGAGATGAAGCGCAGGCTTCCGGCGCACATGGCGGAAGCGATCGTCTACGCACGTGTGTGGGAGACACCGACGCAATGGGCTCAGTACACGGAACGACAGCTGTGGGTGTGA
- a CDS encoding long-chain fatty acid--CoA ligase, which translates to MAAREPATRGPADASSLDYVANPAELPQGTLVDLFLDAVDMGRERAQLYRTDDGWQPVSHAEVLHNVRAIAAALRARGIARGDHVGLLAENRPEWAWVDYALLCTGIIVVPLYPTLPAPQAAAILKHSGVRHLFVSTASQLEKVQSSRAELPALEGVVVFDDIASDDASVEVLRDFMARGAASLPPESEFRAEAKRARPEDVATLIYTSGTTGDPKGVMLTHANLYSNVIASTKHVLTTAEGDATLSFLPLSHVFQRMVDYLIFSRGNTIAYVPVMDDVAQALREVKPTIVVAVPRVYEKLYAKVLSVTGLQRTIVLWARQVALDWAALKLNGDPIPAALRAKHAIADRLVFRKIRARLGGRIRFFVSGAAPLSPQIFQFFYGAGVLILEGYGLTETSPVTNVNTPEQLRMGTVGTAIPGTEIRIAEDGEILVRGPQVMKGYYRNDEATREIIDDEGWLHTGDIGAIDADGFLSITDRKKELLVTAGGKNVAPQPIQNAAKLSRFVAEAVLIGDRRPFTVMLVVPNFDSLEAWARHKGIPADDRDALARDPRVREKLEREVAARLDGFARYEVPKKVLPLAREFSLDRGEITPSLKIRRKVVEHAYREQIEALYAEPAPPEPAGE; encoded by the coding sequence ATGGCAGCGCGCGAGCCCGCGACACGCGGACCGGCTGACGCCAGCAGCCTCGATTACGTCGCCAATCCGGCGGAGCTGCCGCAAGGCACGCTCGTGGACCTGTTCCTCGACGCGGTGGACATGGGCCGCGAGCGCGCGCAGCTGTACCGCACGGACGACGGCTGGCAGCCGGTCTCGCACGCGGAAGTGCTGCACAACGTGCGAGCCATTGCCGCCGCCCTGCGCGCCCGCGGCATCGCGCGGGGCGACCACGTCGGCCTGCTCGCCGAGAACCGGCCGGAATGGGCGTGGGTGGACTATGCGCTGCTCTGCACCGGCATCATCGTCGTGCCCCTCTATCCGACGCTCCCTGCGCCGCAGGCCGCCGCCATCCTGAAGCATTCCGGTGTCCGTCACCTGTTCGTATCGACGGCCAGCCAGCTCGAGAAGGTGCAGTCGTCGCGCGCGGAGCTGCCGGCGCTGGAGGGCGTGGTCGTGTTCGACGACATCGCGTCCGACGACGCGTCGGTGGAGGTGCTGCGCGACTTCATGGCGCGTGGCGCGGCCAGTCTGCCGCCGGAGTCGGAGTTCCGGGCGGAAGCGAAGCGCGCGCGGCCGGAGGACGTCGCGACACTGATCTACACGTCGGGGACGACGGGCGACCCGAAGGGCGTCATGCTGACGCATGCCAACCTGTACTCGAACGTCATCGCATCGACCAAGCACGTGCTGACGACAGCGGAGGGCGACGCGACACTCAGTTTCCTGCCGCTCTCGCACGTCTTCCAGCGCATGGTCGACTACCTGATCTTCAGCCGGGGCAACACCATCGCGTATGTGCCGGTGATGGATGATGTGGCGCAGGCGCTGCGCGAGGTCAAGCCGACGATCGTAGTGGCGGTCCCGCGCGTATACGAGAAGCTGTATGCCAAGGTCCTGTCCGTCACGGGGCTGCAGCGCACTATCGTGCTGTGGGCGCGCCAGGTAGCGCTCGACTGGGCCGCGCTGAAGCTCAACGGTGACCCGATACCGGCCGCGCTGCGCGCGAAGCACGCGATCGCCGACCGGCTGGTGTTCCGCAAGATCAGGGCACGGCTCGGCGGCCGGATTCGCTTCTTCGTCTCGGGCGCCGCACCGCTCAGCCCGCAGATCTTCCAGTTCTTCTACGGTGCCGGCGTACTGATTCTGGAAGGATACGGTCTGACGGAGACGTCGCCGGTCACGAACGTGAACACGCCGGAGCAGCTGCGCATGGGCACGGTGGGCACGGCGATCCCGGGCACCGAGATCAGGATTGCGGAGGATGGCGAGATCCTGGTGCGCGGGCCGCAGGTAATGAAGGGCTACTACCGCAACGACGAGGCGACGCGCGAGATCATCGATGATGAAGGCTGGCTGCACACGGGCGACATCGGCGCGATCGACGCGGATGGGTTCCTGAGCATCACGGATCGAAAGAAGGAGCTGCTGGTCACGGCGGGCGGCAAGAACGTCGCGCCGCAGCCGATCCAGAACGCGGCGAAGCTGAGCCGTTTCGTGGCGGAGGCCGTCCTGATCGGGGACCGTCGCCCGTTTACAGTGATGCTGGTGGTGCCGAACTTCGATTCGCTGGAGGCGTGGGCGCGGCACAAGGGCATACCGGCTGATGACCGGGATGCGCTCGCGCGCGACCCGCGCGTGCGCGAGAAGCTGGAGCGTGAAGTGGCCGCCCGGCTCGACGGCTTTGCCCGTTATGAAGTGCCGAAGAAAGTGCTGCCGCTGGCGCGCGAGTTCAGCCTCGACCGCGGCGAGATCACGCCGTCGCTCAAGATC
- a CDS encoding M23 family metallopeptidase has product MGVRLATPARFMMLAGATAVALGACGSAPPPRVSPDNPGYTVPAPLPDQTGWGVHVLALERAPNGGTWVGTYGEGIFVWGPRAEQWRHIPQSEDGLSWGFVNSIAFHDSATVWYGTVGNGFGLTTDGGATWRNWTFSQLGPEWQYVAPDGIAVRDDSVYIATADGLRISGDRGATWRCVQGQSAVSGGSERRDDGCTERINSLPSKYLLSLDVDEEGTIRVGHLGGLSVSRDAGRTWTTARGEGLAGSNVRAVLSDGTGVWAATESLIFVDSTGTGEFSDAEIRIPGVQGLPGAPRAFLATPRPELPPSLPGRAGALPPPPLPPSIATSYGMVGRLNQGEYRLYYLGAADRFRPAGDIWAFAWWGPPYRPLAGSAAGVNRFLAGDLPFDDLFLSEPASQPAEPRHTWFARPVTAADGNTHIDGTYRYGSTMGGRFQQHQGVEFNNPAGTPVRAIGDGVVVFAGAAEQGANTVAIRHDRRLNDQYVYSTYYHNTSLEVSAGQRIGAGDIIARVGNTGRATNDHLHLEIHVAPGTDSSRIVDPDVRFPPHTVNPQLWIEPLPGTGTVAGQVFNTAGAPVPGARIHGLVLPYPEETPFSFAETYQDQAHADPAYGEHFAVGDVPAGDYTLGVTVDGQRVWRRVRVRPGMVTWVEFRP; this is encoded by the coding sequence GTGGGTGTGAGGCTCGCGACGCCCGCCCGATTCATGATGCTGGCCGGCGCGACGGCCGTCGCGCTCGGCGCGTGCGGATCCGCACCGCCGCCGCGTGTCTCGCCCGACAACCCGGGCTACACAGTGCCGGCGCCGCTGCCCGATCAGACGGGGTGGGGCGTGCACGTGCTGGCGCTCGAGCGTGCGCCGAACGGCGGCACGTGGGTCGGCACGTACGGCGAGGGCATCTTCGTGTGGGGTCCGCGCGCGGAGCAGTGGCGGCACATCCCGCAGTCGGAGGACGGGCTGTCGTGGGGGTTCGTCAACAGCATCGCGTTCCACGACAGCGCGACGGTCTGGTATGGCACGGTGGGCAACGGTTTCGGGCTCACGACGGACGGTGGTGCGACGTGGCGCAACTGGACGTTCAGCCAGCTGGGGCCGGAGTGGCAGTATGTTGCGCCGGACGGCATCGCGGTGCGTGACGACAGCGTCTACATCGCGACGGCGGATGGACTCAGGATCAGCGGAGACCGGGGCGCCACGTGGCGGTGCGTGCAGGGGCAGAGCGCGGTGAGCGGCGGCAGTGAGCGCCGCGACGACGGCTGCACGGAACGAATCAATTCACTGCCGTCGAAGTACCTGCTGTCGCTGGATGTCGATGAGGAGGGCACGATCCGGGTGGGTCACCTCGGCGGCCTGAGCGTGTCGCGGGATGCGGGACGCACCTGGACGACCGCGCGCGGCGAGGGCCTCGCCGGCAGCAACGTGCGGGCGGTGCTCAGCGATGGGACCGGCGTCTGGGCCGCGACGGAATCGCTCATCTTCGTCGACTCGACCGGGACCGGCGAGTTCAGTGATGCAGAGATCCGCATCCCCGGTGTGCAGGGACTGCCGGGCGCACCGCGTGCGTTCCTGGCGACGCCACGCCCGGAGCTCCCGCCGTCGCTGCCCGGACGCGCGGGGGCGCTGCCGCCGCCGCCGCTGCCGCCGTCGATCGCGACGTCGTACGGCATGGTCGGCCGGCTCAACCAGGGCGAGTACCGCCTGTACTATCTCGGCGCGGCCGACCGGTTCCGCCCGGCGGGTGACATCTGGGCATTTGCCTGGTGGGGTCCGCCGTACCGTCCGCTGGCAGGATCGGCAGCGGGCGTGAACCGTTTTCTGGCGGGCGACCTGCCGTTCGACGACCTGTTCCTGTCGGAGCCGGCGTCGCAGCCGGCGGAGCCGCGGCACACCTGGTTCGCGCGGCCGGTCACGGCTGCGGATGGCAACACGCACATCGACGGCACGTACCGGTACGGGTCGACGATGGGCGGCCGGTTCCAGCAGCACCAGGGCGTCGAGTTCAACAACCCCGCGGGCACGCCGGTGCGTGCGATCGGTGATGGGGTGGTGGTGTTCGCGGGTGCGGCAGAGCAGGGAGCCAACACGGTAGCGATCCGCCATGACCGCCGTCTGAATGACCAGTACGTGTACTCGACTTACTACCACAACACGTCGCTGGAAGTGAGCGCGGGTCAGCGGATCGGGGCGGGCGACATCATCGCGCGTGTCGGCAACACGGGTCGTGCGACGAACGACCATCTGCACCTGGAGATCCATGTCGCGCCCGGTACCGATTCGTCACGCATCGTGGATCCTGACGTCCGGTTCCCGCCGCACACGGTGAATCCGCAGCTGTGGATCGAGCCGCTGCCCGGCACGGGTACCGTGGCCGGTCAGGTATTCAACACGGCGGGCGCGCCGGTGCCGGGCGCCCGCATCCACGGCCTGGTGCTGCCGTATCCGGAGGAGACACCGTTCTCGTTCGCGGAGACGTACCAGGACCAGGCGCATGCGGACCCCGCGTACGGTGAGCATTTCGCGGTGGGCGATGTCCCGGCGGGCGATTACACGCTCGGCGTGACGGTGGACGGCCAGCGTGTGTGGCGGCGTGTGCGTGTGCGTCCGGGCATGGTGACCTGGGTGGAGTTCAGGCCCTGA
- a CDS encoding tetratricopeptide repeat protein, protein MGIWKKLFGNESDGVDYYREGVELLNVGKYHEALTSFRLALRDSPNDVAVLQQIAIAYTRIGMTDEAVKTYRTVLATQPSAAGAHYGLAFLLLRQGRGDEAGEHLRAFLAAPPEGPEARRHVAHAQETLDELGRGVTPDPEG, encoded by the coding sequence ATGGGCATCTGGAAGAAACTGTTCGGAAACGAGAGCGACGGCGTCGACTACTATCGTGAGGGAGTCGAGCTGCTGAACGTGGGCAAGTACCACGAAGCGCTCACATCCTTCCGACTGGCGCTGCGCGATTCGCCGAACGACGTCGCCGTGCTGCAGCAGATCGCGATTGCCTATACGCGCATCGGCATGACGGACGAGGCGGTCAAGACATACCGCACGGTCCTCGCAACGCAGCCATCGGCCGCGGGCGCGCACTACGGTCTGGCGTTCCTGCTGCTGCGGCAGGGTCGTGGCGACGAGGCGGGCGAGCACCTGCGCGCGTTCCTGGCCGCGCCGCCGGAAGGGCCCGAGGCGCGACGCCATGTCGCGCATGCGCAGGAGACGCTCGACGAGCTGGGCCGCGGCGTAACGCCCGACCCGGAAGGCTGA
- a CDS encoding OsmC family protein, protein MADVNIALAWTGEGLQFRGGSAGGPDMLLDSDGKAGPSPIHALVLALAGCMAIDVLDIAQKSRVPITGLSVAVEGDRRADPPRRLTALRQVFRTTGVTDADRAKVTRAIDLSREKYCSVLHSIREDIDMSFDLELG, encoded by the coding sequence GTGGCTGACGTCAATATCGCCCTGGCATGGACGGGCGAGGGGCTGCAGTTCCGGGGCGGCAGTGCGGGCGGGCCGGACATGCTCCTGGACAGCGATGGCAAGGCCGGGCCGTCACCGATCCACGCGCTCGTGCTGGCCCTGGCCGGCTGCATGGCGATCGATGTGCTCGACATCGCGCAGAAGTCACGCGTGCCGATCACGGGTCTGAGCGTGGCTGTCGAGGGAGACCGCCGTGCGGACCCGCCGCGCCGGCTTACCGCGCTCCGGCAGGTCTTCCGGACCACCGGCGTCACCGACGCTGACCGGGCAAAGGTGACGCGCGCGATCGACCTGTCGCGCGAGAAGTACTGCAGCGTGCTCCATTCAATCCGTGAGGATATTGATATGTCCTTCGATCTGGAGCTGGGCTGA